In one Serinus canaria isolate serCan28SL12 chromosome 2, serCan2020, whole genome shotgun sequence genomic region, the following are encoded:
- the SOCS6 gene encoding suppressor of cytokine signaling 6, producing MKKISLKTIRKSFNLNKSKDESDFVVVQQPSLSEFGKDDSLFGSCYGKDLASCEVNSEDEKGGKNRSKSESLMGTLKRRLSAKQKQKGKGSTPSVSSADDDTFSSSSAPITFKDVRAQRPLRSTSLRNHHYSPTPWPLRPTNSEETCIKMEVKVKALVHSSNPSPALNGVRKDFHDLQSENVFQEQTNALKNTESQNGDLHLHIDEHVPVVIGLMPQDYIQYTVPLDEGMYPLEGSRSYCLDSSSPMEVSTVSSQVGGNAFHEDESQVDQDVVVAPDIFVDQTVNGLLIGTTGVMLQSPRVNHSDVPPLSPLLPPMQNNQIQRNFNGLNGTDAHVAESMRCHLNFDPNTAPGVGRVYDSVQNSGPMVVTSLTEELKKLAKQGWYWGPITRWEAEGKLANVPDGSFLVRDSSDDRYLLSLSFRSHGKTLHTRIEHSNGRFSFYEQPDVEGHTSIVDLIEHSIRDSENGAFCYSRSRLPGSATYPVRLTNPVSRFMQVRSLQYLCRFVIRQYTRIDLIQKLPLPNKMKDYLQEKHY from the coding sequence atgaagaaaattagtCTCAAAACAATTCGCAAGTCCTTTAACttaaataaaagtaaagatGAAAGTGACTTTGTAGTGGTTCAGCAGCCATCATTAAGTGAATTTGGAAAAGATGACTCCTTGTTTGGCAGCTGCTATGGTAAAGATTTGGCTAGCTGTGAAGTCAATAGTGAAGATGAAAAAGGAGGCAAAAATAGATCAAAAAGTGAAAGTTTAATGGGTACGTTAAAAAGGAGGctttcagcaaaacaaaaacagaaaggCAAAGGCAGCACACCATCTGTAAGCTCTGCAGATGATGacacattttcttcctcatctgcTCCAATAACCTTCAAAGATGTGCGAGCTCAAAGACCTCTGAGATCCACTTCCCTCCGTAATCACCATTACAGCCCAACTCCATGGCCACTTCGACCTACAAATTCAGAAGAGACTTGCATCAAAATGGAAGTGAAAGTCAAGGCCTTGGTCCATTCCTCTAATCCAAGCCCAGCACTGAATGGTGTTCGAAAGGACTTCCATGACTTGCAGTCAGAAAATGTGTTCCAGGAACAAAccaatgcattaaaaaatacgGAATCTCAGAACGGGGACTTGCATCTTCATATTGATGAACATGTGCCTGTAGTTATTGGATTAATGCCTCAGGACTACATTCAGTATACTGTGCCTTTAGATGAGGGAATGTATCCTTTGGAAGGATCACGTAGTTACTGTCTGGATAGTTCCTCACCCATggaagtttcgactgtttctTCTCAAGTGGGGGGAAATGCTTTCCATGAAGATGAGAGCCAAGTGGATCAGGACGTAGTCGTTGCACCGGATATCTTTGTGGACCAGACGGTGAATGGTTTGTTGATTGGTACCACAGGAGTCATGTTGCAAAGCCCAAGAGTTAATCATAGCGATGTCCCTCCACTCTCGCCTTTGCTACCTCCAATGCAGAATAATCAAATCCAAAGGAACTTCAATGGATTAAATGGCACAGATGCCCATGTGGCTGAAAGTATGCGCTGCCATTTGAATTTTGATCCTAACACTGCCCCAGGAGTTGGAAGAGTTTATGACTCTGTACAGAACAGCGGTCCTATGGTTGTGACAAGCCtcacagaagaactgaaaaaactTGCAAAACAAGGATGGTACTGGGGCCCCATTACACgctgggaggcagagggaaaatTAGCTAATGTGCCTGATGGCTCATTTCTCGTTCGAGATAGTTCTGATGATCGTTATCTTTTAAGTTTGAGTTTTCGTTCCCATGGAAAAACTCTTCACACTAGAATTGAACACTCAAATGGTAGGTTTAGTTTTTATGAACAGCCAGATGTGGAGGGACATACGTCTATAGTTGACTTAATTGAACATTCAATCAGGGACTCTGAAAATGGAGCTTTCTGCTACTCGAGATCCCGGCTGCCGGGATCTGCAACTTACCCAGTGAGACTGACAAATCCAGTGTCCCGGTTTATGCAGGTGCGCTCTTTACAGTACCTGTGTCGTTTTGTAATACGTCAGTACACCAGAATAGACCTGATTCAAAAACTGCCTTTGCCAAACAAAATGAAGGATTATTTACAGGAAAAGCACTACTGA